In one Butyrivibrio proteoclasticus B316 genomic region, the following are encoded:
- a CDS encoding MBL fold metallo-hydrolase RNA specificity domain-containing protein, which produces MKLTFIGADHEVTGSCHFIEACGKNILVDYGMEQGKDYFENVSLPVSAPEIDYVFLTHAHVDHSGNLPLLYSKGFRGKIYSTDATADLCNIMLRDCAHIQMQEAEWRNRKAKRSRDIAQIEPAYTMEDAEKTIKAFVPCGYNQEIEVCEGVKIRFTDIGHLLGSSSIEIWLTEKNVTKKLVFSGDIGNKQQPLIRDPQPTHDADYVVMESTYGDRLHATEKPDYVRDLARILDATFQRGGNVVIPSFAVGRTQEMLYFIRKIKLEGLVKSNPNFPVFVDSPLAVEATEIFEDHQYECYDEEAMELVKKRVNPVTFPGLNLAITTEESRAINEDPEPKVIISASGMCEAGRIRHHLKHNLWREECTILFVGYQSIGTTGRAIIDGADQIKLFGETIDIKAQICKLEGLSGHADKNGLIDWLKGFDVKRPDRVFIVHGEDSVCTSFAQCLREEYGYNTYAPYSGTEFDIISGQILKEGIPIPVKKKEATLVSDVYARLKAAGARLMGIIAKSEGMTNKDKAKFADQIIALCDKWSK; this is translated from the coding sequence ATGAAACTGACCTTTATCGGTGCAGATCATGAGGTGACGGGAAGCTGTCATTTTATTGAGGCCTGCGGGAAAAATATCCTTGTGGATTACGGAATGGAGCAGGGAAAAGACTACTTTGAAAATGTTTCTCTTCCAGTGTCCGCTCCGGAAATTGATTATGTTTTTCTGACACATGCACATGTTGATCATTCGGGTAATCTTCCGCTTCTATATTCCAAAGGTTTTAGAGGCAAGATATATTCGACTGATGCCACAGCTGACTTGTGCAATATTATGCTCCGCGACTGTGCTCACATCCAGATGCAGGAAGCGGAGTGGCGTAATCGTAAGGCTAAGCGAAGCAGAGATATCGCTCAGATTGAGCCGGCCTACACAATGGAAGATGCTGAGAAAACTATTAAGGCTTTTGTTCCATGCGGATACAATCAGGAAATTGAAGTCTGTGAAGGTGTTAAGATCAGATTTACGGATATTGGACATCTCCTTGGTTCTTCCAGTATTGAAATTTGGCTTACAGAGAAAAACGTCACCAAAAAGCTCGTCTTTTCAGGTGATATAGGTAACAAACAACAGCCTCTTATCAGAGATCCACAGCCTACGCATGATGCGGATTATGTTGTTATGGAATCGACCTATGGAGACAGACTTCATGCGACGGAGAAACCTGATTATGTAAGAGACCTGGCCAGAATACTGGATGCAACATTCCAGAGGGGAGGCAATGTAGTTATTCCTTCCTTTGCAGTTGGCAGAACTCAGGAAATGCTGTATTTTATCAGAAAGATCAAACTTGAAGGATTGGTCAAATCTAATCCGAATTTCCCTGTGTTTGTGGACAGTCCTCTAGCTGTAGAAGCTACTGAGATTTTTGAAGATCATCAGTATGAGTGCTACGACGAAGAGGCCATGGAGCTTGTCAAAAAGAGAGTTAATCCGGTAACATTTCCGGGACTTAATCTGGCGATTACTACTGAGGAATCAAGGGCAATCAATGAAGACCCTGAGCCTAAGGTCATTATTTCAGCTTCCGGAATGTGCGAGGCAGGCAGAATAAGACACCACCTCAAGCACAATCTGTGGCGCGAAGAATGTACTATTTTGTTTGTGGGATATCAGTCGATTGGCACAACCGGAAGAGCTATAATAGACGGCGCTGACCAGATCAAGTTGTTTGGCGAAACTATTGATATAAAAGCTCAGATTTGTAAACTTGAAGGCCTGTCAGGACATGCTGATAAGAACGGCCTTATTGACTGGCTTAAGGGCTTCGATGTTAAAAGACCGGATAGAGTATTTATTGTTCATGGAGAAGACAGTGTATGTACTTCTTTTGCCCAGTGCTTACGAGAGGAGTATGGGTACAATACATATGCGCCTTATAGCGGAACAGAATTTGATATTATTTCAGGACAGATCCTCAAAGAGGGCATTCCGATTCCTGTTAAAAAGAAAGAAGCGACGCTTGTTTCTGATGTTTATGCAAGACTTAAGGCAGCAGGCGCAAGACTTATGGGCATCATAGCAAAGAGCGAAGGAATGACCAATAAGGATAAGGCTAAGTTTGCAGATCAGATAATCGCACTTTGTGATAAGTGGAGTAAATGA
- a CDS encoding TraX family protein, which produces MQVLDRFKKINGNTLKIIACITMLIDHLTAGIMLPVVRNGLYSGDLTANELNTIYIILRGIGRIAFPIFCFLLVEGFIHTRSRLRYALSLLLFGIISEIPFDLIFYAEEEIFNINIIEALEANSYLLNYQCNVFFTLLIGLLVIWAIDATVRLIKEKNIPPLLSFLAAAVITLIGCVIAYRINSDYDFYGVLLITIFYVLQKYEYLRILAGYVFISQLGIEYLAFPGFILMALYNHKRGRKLGWLKYFFYLFYPVHLTLIYIIRCIIWGKYQMVL; this is translated from the coding sequence ATGCAGGTATTAGACAGATTCAAGAAAATCAACGGAAACACTCTTAAGATTATAGCTTGTATAACTATGTTGATTGATCATTTAACAGCAGGCATTATGCTTCCTGTTGTTCGTAATGGTTTGTATTCCGGAGATCTCACTGCCAATGAACTCAACACTATATATATTATTCTCAGAGGAATCGGCAGAATAGCTTTTCCAATATTCTGTTTTCTCCTCGTAGAAGGCTTCATACATACCAGAAGCAGGCTAAGATATGCTCTTAGTCTGCTTCTTTTTGGTATAATCTCTGAAATACCTTTCGACCTCATCTTCTATGCTGAGGAAGAAATATTTAACATAAATATCATAGAGGCTCTTGAAGCCAACAGCTATCTCTTAAATTATCAGTGTAATGTGTTCTTCACTTTGCTTATTGGTCTTTTGGTCATCTGGGCAATTGATGCTACTGTCCGCTTGATAAAAGAAAAAAATATTCCACCGCTATTATCATTTCTTGCAGCAGCTGTTATAACCCTCATAGGGTGCGTTATTGCTTACAGGATCAACTCCGATTATGACTTTTACGGAGTCCTTCTGATCACTATTTTCTATGTTTTGCAGAAATATGAATATTTGCGTATTTTGGCCGGATATGTCTTTATTTCACAGTTAGGAATAGAATACCTGGCATTTCCCGGTTTTATCCTTATGGCTCTATACAATCATAAGAGAGGCAGGAAACTCGGCTGGCTTAAGTATTTCTTTTACCTCTTCTACCCTGTGCATCTGACACTGATATACATTATAAGGTGCATCATATGGGGCAAATATCAGATGGTTCTGTGA
- a CDS encoding DUF3048 domain-containing protein: MHIRTYGKKVVASLLCSAMVLSMVACGAEDTADGTSSGVSFEPINSETTNTDTASEAATEEVASGEPYVLPEGMYFSELTGEPISESIKDQRPIAAMVDNELTALPHYGTSEADVVYELMNSTKNDRITRLMCVVKDWGSIEQLGSIRSTRPTNILLASEWNAILCHDGGPYHNDAYFANPWAADHLSGYFSRVNNGKAREFTEYILPGDLESDIEKFNISATYNEYANPGSHFNFVEYGKELVLSEKYSNTYPGTVVTLPFKHNSSQLVYNADTKEYEYYEYGERHEDAEDGAPLSFKNVILQNCSFTQLDDNGYLIYNCISEGQLGWYLTNGEAKIIAWSKTSETGVTKYYDDNGDELQINTGKTYISLIPSDSWDSITLQ; this comes from the coding sequence ATGCATATTAGAACATATGGCAAAAAAGTTGTAGCTTCCCTGCTCTGCTCAGCTATGGTACTTTCCATGGTAGCCTGCGGTGCGGAAGATACTGCAGATGGCACATCTTCAGGTGTTTCATTTGAACCAATCAACTCAGAAACAACAAATACCGATACAGCTTCAGAAGCTGCTACAGAGGAAGTAGCAAGTGGTGAACCTTACGTGCTTCCTGAGGGAATGTATTTCAGCGAACTTACAGGTGAGCCAATCAGCGAATCCATCAAGGATCAGCGTCCTATAGCTGCTATGGTTGACAATGAACTTACTGCTCTTCCTCACTATGGAACATCTGAGGCAGATGTTGTATATGAACTTATGAACAGCACCAAGAATGACAGGATCACTCGTCTCATGTGCGTAGTTAAGGATTGGGGCAGCATTGAGCAGCTCGGAAGTATCAGAAGTACTCGTCCTACCAACATCCTTCTCGCTTCAGAGTGGAACGCAATTCTTTGTCATGACGGTGGTCCTTACCACAATGACGCTTACTTTGCTAATCCTTGGGCTGCTGATCACCTCTCCGGTTATTTCTCAAGAGTTAACAATGGTAAGGCAAGAGAGTTTACAGAATATATCTTACCCGGTGATCTCGAGTCAGATATTGAGAAATTCAATATTTCTGCTACATATAACGAGTACGCTAACCCAGGAAGCCACTTCAACTTTGTTGAGTACGGCAAGGAGCTTGTTCTCTCAGAGAAATACTCCAATACATACCCTGGAACAGTAGTTACTCTTCCATTCAAACACAACTCATCACAGCTTGTTTACAATGCTGATACCAAAGAGTATGAGTACTATGAGTATGGTGAGAGACATGAAGATGCAGAGGATGGAGCACCACTTAGTTTCAAGAATGTAATTCTTCAGAACTGCAGCTTCACTCAGCTCGATGATAACGGCTACCTCATCTACAACTGCATCAGTGAAGGTCAGCTTGGATGGTATCTCACTAATGGCGAAGCCAAGATCATTGCATGGTCCAAGACAAGTGAGACAGGTGTTACCAAGTATTATGATGACAACGGTGATGAGCTCCAGATCAACACAGGTAAGACTTATATTTCACTCATCCCTTCTGATTCATGGGATAGCATAACACTTCAGTAA
- a CDS encoding dihydrofolate reductase — MKAIVAVDSNWAIGNKGQLLVSIPADQKNFRNETINKTIVYGRKTLETFPQRVVLPKRNNIILSAKKDYRVKDAAVVHSRQELLDLVSDLDTDEVYIIGGESVYREFIDLCDTAIVTFIDKEFEADTYFPNLDKDPDWEMADESDEQVYFDLTYTYRTYKRISK, encoded by the coding sequence ATGAAAGCAATCGTAGCAGTAGATTCCAACTGGGCAATTGGAAACAAGGGACAGCTCCTTGTCAGTATTCCGGCTGACCAGAAGAACTTTAGAAATGAAACGATAAATAAGACAATAGTATATGGAAGAAAGACACTTGAGACTTTTCCACAGAGGGTTGTTCTTCCAAAGCGTAACAATATTATTCTTTCTGCCAAAAAGGATTATAGGGTAAAAGATGCAGCTGTGGTCCACTCAAGACAGGAACTTCTTGATCTGGTATCTGATCTTGATACAGATGAGGTTTATATCATTGGCGGCGAGAGCGTTTACAGAGAGTTTATAGATCTGTGTGATACAGCAATTGTCACATTTATAGATAAAGAGTTCGAGGCTGATACCTATTTTCCTAATCTGGACAAGGATCCTGATTGGGAGATGGCAGATGAGAGCGATGAACAGGTTTATTTTGATCTGACCTACACTTACAGAACTTATAAGAGAATTTCCAAGTGA
- the feoB gene encoding ferrous iron transport protein B produces MTLRELKIGKSAKIISVGGEGALRQHFLDMGVIPGAELTVIKYAPMGDPLEIEIQGYRLTLRLAEAEQIEIEEIAELSKETTNKSELDKNDPVKKKTVHPGLGETGIYHPKGSGNPLPDRTTLTFALVGNQNSGKTTLFNQLTGSKQHVGNFPGVTVDRKDGEIRGYKNTLITDLPGIYSMSPYTSEEIVSRNHVLNEKPTAIINIVDATNVERNLYLTMQLLEMDVPTVVALNMMDELKGNGGVVDINRMEEMLGTPVVPIAAAKNEGVDELITHALHIAKYQEKPLEQDFCSKDDNGGIVHKCLHTVMNLIADNADKAGLPLRFTASKVVEGDALIIDKLALDDNEKEAIEHIVSHMEKETGLDRSAAIADMRFKYIRKVCQSCVTKPKESKEQIRSNKIDRILTGKYTAIPMFILIMGLVFVLTFNVIGAWLQGILEEAIGALQGIVGNAMQAGGVNAVLQGLVVKGIFEGVGSVLSFLPIIVVLFFFLSLMEDSGYIARVAFVMDKLLRKIGLSGRSIVPLLIGFGCTVPAVMSTRTLPSERDRKMTIVLTPFMSCTAKLPIYAFFVNAFFPGKGGLIITALYVWGIVIGIFNAYISKKTVFKGEPVPFVMELPNYRLPSPRSVMQLLWEKSKDFIQRAFSVIFIATIVVWLLSNFDLHFNLVADSKESILAFIAGIIAPVFAPLGLGDWRICTSLISGFIAKESVVSVLGVLFVDGVEKSLSTVTAITLLVFSLLYTPCVAAIAAIKRELGKKWAIAVVLWQCAVAWIVAFAVRLVALLIIR; encoded by the coding sequence GTGACTTTAAGAGAATTAAAAATTGGCAAATCGGCAAAAATCATAAGTGTTGGAGGAGAGGGAGCTCTACGTCAGCACTTTTTGGATATGGGCGTGATCCCCGGAGCAGAACTTACTGTGATCAAGTATGCACCTATGGGAGATCCGCTTGAGATTGAGATCCAGGGCTATAGGCTGACCCTTCGCCTTGCTGAGGCAGAGCAGATAGAAATTGAAGAAATTGCAGAACTTAGTAAGGAAACAACTAATAAAAGTGAATTAGATAAAAACGACCCTGTTAAAAAGAAAACAGTCCATCCGGGCCTTGGTGAAACCGGTATTTATCATCCCAAAGGAAGCGGAAATCCTCTTCCTGACAGGACAACTCTTACATTTGCGCTTGTAGGTAACCAGAATAGTGGTAAGACGACTCTTTTTAACCAGCTTACTGGATCCAAGCAGCATGTTGGAAACTTCCCTGGGGTTACAGTAGACCGCAAGGATGGCGAGATCAGAGGCTACAAGAATACGCTTATTACAGATCTTCCGGGAATTTATTCCATGTCTCCCTATACAAGTGAAGAGATAGTATCCCGTAATCATGTCCTCAATGAGAAGCCTACAGCTATTATTAATATTGTAGATGCTACAAATGTTGAGCGAAACCTCTATCTTACCATGCAGCTTTTGGAGATGGATGTGCCGACAGTAGTTGCCCTTAACATGATGGATGAGCTTAAGGGAAATGGCGGAGTTGTTGACATCAACAGGATGGAAGAGATGCTTGGAACTCCTGTAGTTCCTATTGCTGCAGCCAAAAATGAAGGCGTTGATGAGCTTATAACGCATGCACTCCACATTGCCAAGTATCAGGAAAAACCTCTTGAGCAGGATTTTTGCTCCAAGGATGATAATGGCGGAATTGTTCATAAATGCCTGCACACTGTCATGAACCTTATTGCAGATAATGCCGACAAGGCGGGACTTCCGCTTAGGTTTACTGCCAGCAAGGTTGTGGAGGGTGATGCACTAATAATAGATAAACTTGCTCTAGATGATAATGAAAAAGAAGCAATTGAACATATCGTCTCTCACATGGAAAAAGAGACAGGACTTGATAGAAGCGCTGCCATTGCAGATATGCGCTTTAAGTATATTCGCAAGGTATGCCAGAGTTGTGTGACCAAGCCAAAAGAGAGCAAAGAACAAATCCGCAGCAATAAAATAGACAGGATCCTTACAGGAAAATATACTGCAATTCCTATGTTCATCTTGATAATGGGACTTGTCTTTGTGCTGACATTTAACGTTATAGGAGCCTGGCTTCAGGGAATACTCGAGGAGGCTATTGGAGCACTCCAGGGTATTGTCGGAAATGCCATGCAGGCGGGAGGCGTTAACGCTGTTTTACAAGGCCTGGTAGTAAAGGGAATATTTGAAGGCGTCGGCAGTGTTCTTAGCTTCCTTCCTATAATAGTAGTTCTTTTCTTCTTCCTGTCACTTATGGAGGATAGTGGATATATTGCCCGTGTGGCTTTTGTTATGGATAAGCTCCTTAGAAAAATAGGTCTCTCCGGCCGAAGCATTGTGCCGCTACTAATAGGTTTTGGATGCACAGTTCCTGCTGTAATGTCAACGAGAACGCTTCCTAGTGAGAGAGACAGGAAGATGACAATTGTACTTACTCCGTTCATGAGTTGTACAGCCAAGCTTCCGATATATGCATTTTTTGTAAATGCCTTCTTCCCTGGAAAAGGCGGACTGATTATCACTGCATTATATGTTTGGGGAATTGTTATTGGAATCTTCAATGCTTATATATCCAAGAAAACTGTATTTAAGGGAGAGCCGGTGCCATTTGTCATGGAACTTCCAAATTACAGACTGCCGAGCCCCAGAAGCGTAATGCAGCTATTGTGGGAGAAGTCCAAGGACTTTATACAGAGAGCTTTTTCGGTAATCTTTATAGCAACAATTGTTGTATGGCTGCTTAGTAACTTTGACCTTCATTTTAATCTGGTAGCTGATTCAAAAGAGAGTATACTTGCGTTTATTGCCGGAATAATCGCACCGGTATTTGCGCCGCTTGGACTTGGAGACTGGAGAATATGTACATCGCTTATCAGCGGATTTATAGCTAAAGAGAGTGTTGTATCTGTTTTGGGAGTTCTTTTTGTTGACGGGGTTGAAAAATCTTTGTCAACAGTTACAGCCATTACTCTCTTGGTATTTAGCTTGCTGTACACACCATGTGTTGCTGCTATTGCGGCTATCAAAAGAGAGCTTGGCAAGAAATGGGCAATTGCAGTTGTGCTGTGGCAGTGCGCTGTGGCATGGATCGTTGCATTTGCTGTAAGACTGGTAGCTCTTTTGATAATAAGATGA
- the thyA gene encoding thymidylate synthase, producing MSRADEIFINMCKDILENGTSTEGEKVRPHWPDGTPAYTIKKFGVVNRYDLSKEFPIMTLRKTALKSATDEILWIYQKKSNNIHDLNSHIWDEWADETGSIGKAYGYQIGQKSIYKEGEFDQIDRVIYDLKNNPFSRRIMTNTYVFSDLHEMNLYPCAYSVTYNVTQKKGEDKLTLNAILNQRSQDVLAANNWNVVQYAVLVHMLAQVCDMNVGELVHVIADAHIYDRHVPLIKELIERKPLPAPKFHLNPDIKDFYEFTRNDVSLEGYEVAGEQLKDIPIAI from the coding sequence ATGAGCAGAGCAGATGAGATTTTTATAAATATGTGCAAGGATATTCTTGAGAATGGGACATCAACTGAAGGAGAAAAAGTCAGACCCCATTGGCCTGATGGTACACCTGCCTATACTATCAAGAAGTTCGGTGTCGTCAACAGATATGACCTTTCCAAAGAGTTTCCCATAATGACTCTTAGAAAAACTGCGCTTAAGAGTGCTACAGATGAGATATTGTGGATTTATCAGAAAAAGAGTAATAATATTCATGATCTCAATAGCCATATTTGGGATGAATGGGCAGATGAGACCGGCTCTATTGGTAAAGCCTACGGTTATCAGATTGGGCAGAAGAGTATTTACAAGGAAGGCGAGTTTGATCAGATTGACAGAGTTATCTACGATCTTAAGAATAACCCATTTAGCCGCAGAATCATGACCAATACCTATGTCTTTTCTGATCTTCACGAGATGAATCTTTATCCATGCGCGTATTCAGTAACATATAATGTTACACAGAAAAAGGGTGAGGATAAGCTGACTCTTAACGCTATTCTCAATCAGAGGTCACAGGATGTACTGGCTGCCAATAACTGGAATGTTGTTCAGTATGCGGTTCTGGTACATATGCTTGCTCAGGTGTGTGATATGAACGTAGGTGAGCTTGTGCATGTAATTGCAGATGCGCATATTTATGACAGACATGTTCCGCTTATCAAAGAACTTATAGAGCGTAAGCCTCTTCCTGCACCTAAATTCCATCTGAATCCTGATATCAAGGATTTCTATGAGTTTACCAGAAATGATGTATCACTTGAAGGATATGAAGTGGCGGGTGAGCAGCTTAAAGATATTCCGATAGCTATCTGA